In one Corallococcus sp. EGB genomic region, the following are encoded:
- a CDS encoding YeiH family protein: MIPAARPRAWTPGHVLMPLGAALCLLPLVSTGVALLAGLCVALTVGNPYSARTRALTPRLLSLAVVGLGAGMDLRTVLTAGREGLGYTVVGIALCLTLGVGLARLLGVPRVTGLLISVGTAICGGSAIAAVVPVLRPQEHETSVALGTVFLLNAVALFVFPVVGHAVGLTPHQFGLWCAMAIHDTSSVVGAALRYGPEALAVATPVKLARALWILPLTLGLAAWQRREGHAVTGKVRRPWFIAGFLGAAAVVTVFPGLKPVGQGVAAVARQLLVVTLFLLGSGLTRETLRAVGLRPLAQAVALWLIMAGLCLGALRLGLAT; the protein is encoded by the coding sequence ATGATTCCCGCCGCGCGGCCCCGGGCCTGGACGCCCGGGCATGTCCTGATGCCGCTCGGCGCGGCGCTGTGTCTGCTGCCCCTCGTCTCCACTGGCGTGGCGCTGCTCGCGGGGCTGTGCGTGGCCCTGACCGTGGGCAATCCGTACTCCGCGAGGACGCGGGCCCTGACGCCGCGGCTGTTGTCCCTGGCGGTGGTGGGGCTGGGCGCCGGCATGGACCTGCGCACGGTGCTCACGGCGGGGCGCGAGGGGCTGGGCTACACGGTGGTGGGCATCGCGCTGTGCCTGACGCTGGGCGTGGGGCTCGCCCGGCTGCTGGGCGTGCCTCGCGTGACGGGGCTGCTCATCAGCGTGGGCACGGCCATCTGCGGCGGGAGCGCCATCGCGGCGGTGGTGCCGGTGCTGCGGCCCCAGGAGCATGAGACGTCCGTGGCCCTGGGCACGGTGTTCCTGCTCAACGCGGTGGCCCTGTTCGTCTTCCCCGTCGTGGGCCACGCGGTGGGGCTGACGCCGCACCAGTTCGGGCTGTGGTGCGCGATGGCCATCCACGACACCAGCTCCGTGGTGGGCGCGGCGCTGCGCTATGGCCCCGAGGCCCTGGCGGTGGCCACGCCCGTGAAGCTGGCGCGGGCCCTCTGGATCCTCCCGCTGACGTTGGGGCTGGCGGCGTGGCAGCGGCGCGAGGGACACGCGGTGACGGGCAAGGTGCGCAGGCCGTGGTTCATCGCCGGGTTCCTAGGCGCGGCGGCGGTGGTGACGGTGTTCCCCGGGCTCAAGCCGGTGGGGCAGGGGGTGGCGGCCGTCGCGAGGCAGCTGCTCGTCGTGACGCTGTTCCTGCTGGGCTCCGGCCTGACGCGCGAGACGTTGCGCGCCGTGGGCTTGCGGCCGCTCGCGCAGGCGGTGGCGCTGTG
- the map gene encoding type I methionyl aminopeptidase → MGIPLFKGSEVERLRLAGRAAAGTLAHVASRLRPGVTTADIDAWVREDTARRGGAPSQLGYKGYPATVCTSRNHVVCHGIPRTDEVLKSGDIVNVDVTTHLDGFHGDTSATFMIGEVSADARHVVDVARRCRDVGVSVVRHGARLGDIGAAVMALAKAEGCSVVEEFGGHGIGRQMHGEPHVPHVARAGTGITLRSGMVITIEPMINLGRPDIRMMPDGWTVVTADGSLSAQFEHTVLVTRDGCEILTPNELSLHIP, encoded by the coding sequence ATGGGCATTCCTCTCTTCAAGGGCAGTGAGGTGGAGCGGCTGCGGCTCGCGGGCCGCGCGGCGGCGGGCACGCTGGCGCACGTGGCGTCCCGGCTGAGGCCGGGCGTGACGACGGCGGACATCGACGCGTGGGTTCGCGAGGACACGGCCCGGCGCGGGGGCGCGCCCAGCCAGCTGGGCTACAAGGGCTATCCCGCAACGGTGTGCACCAGCCGCAACCACGTGGTCTGCCATGGCATCCCGCGCACGGACGAGGTGCTGAAGTCCGGGGACATCGTCAACGTGGACGTCACGACGCACCTGGACGGCTTCCACGGGGACACGTCCGCCACGTTCATGATTGGCGAGGTCTCCGCGGATGCGAGGCACGTCGTGGACGTGGCGCGGCGCTGCCGCGACGTGGGCGTGTCCGTGGTGCGGCACGGCGCGCGGCTGGGGGACATTGGCGCGGCGGTGATGGCGCTGGCGAAGGCGGAGGGGTGCAGCGTGGTGGAGGAGTTCGGGGGCCACGGCATCGGACGGCAGATGCACGGGGAGCCGCACGTGCCGCACGTGGCCAGGGCGGGCACGGGCATCACGCTGCGCTCGGGGATGGTCATCACCATCGAGCCGATGATCAACCTGGGGCGCCCGGACATCCGGATGATGCCGGACGGATGGACCGTCGTGACCGCGGACGGCAGCCTGTCCGCCCAGTTCGAGCACACCGTGCTCGTCACCCGCGACGGCTGCGAAATCCTCACGCCCAACGAGCTGTCGCTGCACATCCCGTGA
- a CDS encoding LysR family transcriptional regulator: protein MSITHLQSFVAVAEEGHVGRAARRLHITQPPLSRHILALEDELGTPLFERVPKGMRLLPTGEALLHHARRILAEVDVAARTVREAAQGSGVSRVPKPPPA from the coding sequence GTGAGCATCACGCACCTCCAGTCCTTCGTCGCGGTGGCGGAAGAGGGCCACGTGGGCCGGGCCGCGCGCCGGCTGCACATCACCCAGCCGCCGCTCAGCCGTCACATCCTCGCGCTGGAGGATGAGCTGGGCACGCCCCTCTTCGAGCGCGTCCCCAAGGGCATGCGCCTCTTGCCCACCGGAGAGGCCCTGCTCCACCACGCGCGCCGCATCCTCGCGGAGGTCGACGTCGCCGCCCGCACCGTGCGCGAGGCGGCCCAAGGCTCCGGAGTCTCCAGAGTCCCCAAACCGCCCCCCGCCTGA
- a CDS encoding RNA helicase — translation MSASADPRAPLAALLPKPGEPPLDADEILNRFVGYVATHGLSLYAAQEEAILELLSDKHLFLKTPTGSGKSLVAMALHFKAMAEGKVSFYTCPIKALVNEKFFALSKAFGPENVGMLTGDASINREAPILCCTAEILSNLALRDASARVDAVVMDEFHYYSDKERGVAWQIPLLALPKTQFLLMSATLGDTTVIEQSLEKLTGREVATVRSSERPVPLDFDYRETPLHETIQELVARGKYPVYLVNFTQRAAAEQAQNLMSVDFNTKEEKEEIRQALMDAPFDTPYGKDFQRFLRHGIGMHHAGLLPKYRLLVEKLAQQGLLKVISGTDTLGVGVNIPIRTVLFTQLFKFNGEKLATLSVRDFKQIAGRAGRKGFDTEGSVVAQAPEYMIENIRQAAKEAAGKKKSPKAKPPQKGFVQYDRNTFERLQNGLPEPLESRFDVSHGLLLNLLQSDKTEGSGGYRRLVQLVMRSHSSDYTKKRLLKDAAMYFRTLRDAGIVKVVQWEKHSATVEVSEDLQRDFSLNHTLSLYLHETLELLDPTLDTYALDVVTLVESILENPDVVLYAQLHQLKGEKIQEMKARGVEYDDRMEELEKLEWPKPNRDFIYGTFNAFARKHPWVGEENIRPKSIVRDMFERFMSFHDYVREYSLQRSEGVLLRYLGDVYKSLVQTVPEKFRNEDLDDIIDHLRATLRQVDSSLLDEWERMRNPEAPTEVKPVVDLKPKELTEDPKAFAARVREELHRLLRALGQRRYLDALGMLDNALGEWTAPKLEQAIAPYFEEHKLVVLTPQARKPANTQLKETGTRQWEAQQRIMDPEGHGDWVIDCEIDLRGRRMDDGPILMLRRIGGMAAWS, via the coding sequence ATGAGTGCCTCCGCCGACCCCCGCGCCCCGCTCGCCGCCCTGCTTCCGAAGCCCGGCGAGCCCCCTCTCGACGCCGACGAGATCCTCAACCGCTTCGTGGGCTACGTGGCCACCCACGGGCTGAGCCTGTACGCCGCCCAGGAGGAGGCCATCCTGGAGCTCTTGAGCGACAAGCACCTGTTCCTCAAGACGCCCACGGGCTCCGGCAAGTCGCTGGTGGCCATGGCGCTCCACTTCAAGGCCATGGCCGAGGGCAAGGTGTCGTTCTACACGTGCCCCATCAAGGCGCTGGTGAACGAGAAGTTCTTCGCGCTCTCCAAGGCCTTTGGCCCGGAGAACGTGGGCATGCTGACGGGCGACGCGTCCATCAACCGCGAGGCGCCCATCCTCTGCTGCACGGCGGAGATCCTGTCCAACCTGGCGCTGCGCGACGCGTCCGCGCGCGTGGACGCGGTGGTGATGGACGAGTTCCACTACTACTCCGACAAGGAGCGCGGGGTGGCCTGGCAGATCCCGCTGCTGGCGCTGCCCAAGACGCAGTTCCTGCTGATGTCCGCCACGCTGGGCGACACGACCGTCATCGAGCAGAGCCTGGAGAAGCTCACCGGCCGCGAGGTGGCCACGGTGCGCAGCTCCGAGCGCCCCGTGCCGCTGGACTTCGACTACCGCGAGACGCCGCTGCACGAGACCATCCAGGAGCTGGTCGCGCGCGGGAAGTACCCCGTGTACCTGGTGAACTTCACGCAGCGGGCCGCGGCCGAGCAGGCACAGAACCTGATGTCCGTGGACTTCAACACCAAGGAGGAGAAGGAGGAGATCCGCCAGGCGCTGATGGACGCCCCCTTCGACACGCCCTACGGCAAGGACTTCCAGCGCTTCCTGCGCCACGGCATCGGCATGCACCACGCGGGCCTGCTGCCCAAGTACCGGCTCCTGGTGGAGAAGCTGGCGCAGCAGGGCCTGCTCAAGGTCATCAGCGGCACGGACACGCTGGGCGTGGGCGTGAACATCCCCATCCGCACGGTGCTCTTCACGCAGCTGTTCAAGTTCAACGGCGAGAAGCTGGCGACGTTGAGCGTGCGCGACTTCAAGCAGATCGCCGGCCGCGCGGGCCGCAAGGGCTTCGACACCGAGGGCAGCGTGGTGGCGCAGGCCCCCGAGTACATGATTGAAAACATCCGCCAGGCCGCGAAGGAGGCCGCGGGCAAGAAGAAGTCGCCCAAGGCGAAGCCTCCGCAGAAGGGCTTCGTGCAGTACGACCGCAACACCTTCGAGCGGCTCCAGAACGGGCTGCCGGAGCCGCTGGAGTCGCGCTTCGACGTGAGCCACGGCCTCCTGCTCAACCTGCTCCAGAGCGACAAGACGGAGGGCAGCGGCGGCTACCGGCGGCTGGTGCAGCTGGTGATGCGCTCGCACAGCTCCGACTACACGAAGAAGAGGCTGCTCAAGGACGCGGCGATGTACTTCCGCACGCTGCGCGACGCGGGCATCGTGAAGGTGGTGCAGTGGGAGAAGCACTCGGCCACGGTGGAGGTGTCCGAGGACCTGCAGCGCGACTTCAGCCTCAACCACACGCTGTCCCTTTACCTCCATGAGACGCTGGAGCTGCTGGACCCCACGCTGGACACGTACGCGCTGGACGTCGTCACGCTGGTGGAGTCCATCCTGGAGAACCCGGACGTGGTGCTGTACGCGCAGCTGCACCAGCTGAAGGGGGAGAAGATCCAGGAGATGAAGGCGCGGGGCGTGGAGTACGACGACCGCATGGAGGAGCTGGAGAAGCTGGAGTGGCCCAAGCCCAACCGGGACTTCATCTACGGCACCTTCAACGCCTTCGCGCGCAAGCACCCGTGGGTGGGCGAGGAGAACATCCGGCCCAAGTCCATCGTCCGGGACATGTTCGAGCGCTTCATGTCCTTCCACGACTACGTGCGCGAGTACAGCCTGCAGCGCAGCGAGGGCGTGCTCCTGCGCTACCTGGGAGACGTCTACAAGTCGCTGGTGCAGACGGTGCCGGAGAAGTTCCGCAACGAGGACCTGGACGACATCATCGACCACCTGCGCGCGACGCTGCGTCAGGTGGACTCCAGCCTCCTGGACGAGTGGGAGCGGATGCGCAACCCGGAGGCCCCCACCGAAGTGAAGCCGGTGGTGGACCTGAAGCCCAAGGAGCTCACGGAGGACCCCAAGGCCTTCGCCGCGCGCGTGCGCGAGGAGCTGCACCGGCTGCTGCGCGCGCTGGGCCAGCGGCGCTACCTGGACGCGCTGGGCATGCTGGACAACGCGCTGGGCGAGTGGACCGCGCCCAAGCTGGAGCAGGCCATTGCGCCGTACTTCGAGGAGCACAAGCTGGTGGTGCTCACGCCCCAGGCGCGCAAGCCGGCGAACACGCAGCTCAAGGAGACGGGCACGCGCCAGTGGGAGGCCCAGCAGCGCATCATGGACCCGGAGGGCCATGGGGACTGGGTCATTGACTGTGAGATTGATTTGCGCGGCCGGCGCATGGACGACGGACCCATCCTGATGCTGCGCCGCATTGGCGGCATGGCCGCCTGGTCTTAG
- a CDS encoding DUF4142 domain-containing protein codes for MRTARFWMGTLVAGALALGYGCGSSAKEDPAPQDAPQQSMDAGPDAGMDAGTDAGVMLTLTDAQIARVLQVANEGEIMLGQFAAPLATSTAVRDFNNQMVTEHTAVNQRLDALLSAQGITPEDSELSLKLQSDIQQLMQYLSGPHAPAKGAALDQALISAQLDAHAQVAFLSDALLSTQIVNPALKQEALAERQTVQTHINSAASIQSGFVLPPTTP; via the coding sequence ATGCGGACAGCTCGATTCTGGATGGGGACGCTGGTGGCGGGTGCGCTGGCGCTGGGTTACGGGTGCGGGAGCAGCGCGAAGGAGGATCCAGCGCCGCAGGACGCGCCGCAGCAGAGCATGGATGCGGGCCCTGACGCGGGCATGGACGCGGGCACGGACGCGGGCGTGATGCTGACGCTCACCGACGCGCAGATCGCCCGTGTCCTGCAGGTGGCCAACGAGGGTGAGATCATGCTTGGCCAGTTCGCCGCGCCGCTCGCCACCAGCACGGCCGTGCGCGACTTCAACAACCAGATGGTGACGGAGCACACCGCCGTGAACCAACGGCTGGACGCGCTGCTCTCCGCCCAGGGCATCACGCCCGAGGACTCCGAGCTGAGCCTCAAGTTGCAGTCGGACATCCAGCAGCTGATGCAGTACCTGTCCGGCCCGCACGCCCCGGCCAAGGGCGCCGCGCTCGACCAGGCGCTGATCAGCGCGCAGCTCGATGCGCACGCGCAAGTCGCCTTCCTCTCCGACGCCCTGCTGTCGACACAGATCGTCAACCCGGCCCTGAAGCAGGAGGCGCTCGCCGAGCGGCAGACCGTGCAGACGCACATCAACTCGGCGGCGAGCATCCAGTCCGGCTTCGTGCTGCCACCCACCACGCCGTAG